CCACCACGACCGGCCCGTCACCGCGGGATACCAGGGCCGCTGCCGCCATCACCACCACGGGAAGGAGATTGCGGCCCGGCCCAAAGCGGGCCGCGACCGGGCTTCCAGCAAGAACGGCATCCAGGACCTCCTGCTGCCGGCCGGAGAGGGTGCGCCCGCGGCTCAGATCGGAGACCAGGCCCTCGAGTGGTCCGCGACGGCCCTCGACGATCTCCCCTTCCCAGGTTGCCTCGCGGTTGACATGGATGTTCAGCCCCCACGCGCGGTCCCCGCCGCCGGTGAGCGCCGTCGCGGTCGCCGCGTATCGGGCCCCGGCGTCCATGGCCGGCGCAAGCCGGGCTGCCAGTGCCGCCCGCAGGAACCCGAGCTGCCGCCCGTCGCCGAGGCAGACCTTGATCGCGTGCGGATCTCGGGGGTTTTGGGGATCCCGCACCAGGCGGAGCGCCTCGCCGGCCCGTACCGACGCCAGGGTCGCCTGGCGCCCCTCGAAGGTGACGCCGACCACCTTGGTATGGAAGGCGTCGGCTTCCTCGACCTCGCGCCGGTCGAGATCGAGGTAGTCATCCGCACGCTCGAACAGGCGCCCCAGCAACTGCGCGGTGCTGGAGGTCACCTCTGCCGGCTTCAGACCTGGGGTGCGGAGATCCCGCACGACCAGCCGCACGGAGCTGACCTCGCGCCATCTGCTCTCCTCCAGTGAATAGGCCAGGTCCACGCGTGCCTGGGTGAAGGCCAGCAGCTCGGCCAGGTCGCCTTGACGGAACGCGATCGCCTCCGCCGTGAGTGTGCCATCCCCGACAACCATGCGTAGATGGGCTCCATCACCCACCAGTCGCGTGCTGTGAACCCGCAGTCCGCTGGTCGCAAACACCGGCGGCTCGTTTCCGCTCCCGAAGGGGGCCAGGCGGCCGAGTTCCGCGGCCTGTTCCAGGGTGGCCGCCTCCAGAGGGATCTCGGCATCAATCTGCACGACCGGCTCCAGATCTTCGTCACGCAGTTTCCCCGCAACCGCGGCAAGAAACGCGGACCGGAACCCTTCCACTGCGCCCGCCGGGATCGTAAGCCCGGCGGCCATGGCGTGGCCGCCAAAGGCGGTCACGTGGGCTGCGGCATGGGAGAGCGCCTCGACCATGTGCACCGGAGGGATGCTGCGCGCCGATCCCTTTCCTAAGCCCTCCTGCAGCGCGATCAGCACTGCCGGGCGGTAGTACCGCTCAACCAGCTGCGAAGCGACGATGCCCACGACGCCGGGATGCCAGCCCTCGCGCGCGAGGACCAGCGCGGGCTGTTCCTGCAACCCTCTCGCTTCGACATCCCCGATGGCCTCTGCCAGCACCTGCTCGCACAAGGCACGCCGCTCTCTGTTCAGGCCGTCAAGCCTGCGGGCCAGCATCTCTGCCTCTTCAGGGTCCTCCGTGGTCAACAGGCGGACCGCGTCTGCCGCATGAGCCAGCCGCCCGGCCGCGTTGATCCGCGGGGCCAGCCCGTGAGAGAGGTCGCGAACGCCGAGAGGGGGCAGCAGCGCAGCCACCTCCATGAGAGCGCGCAGCCCCAGGACGCGGGTTGAGCCCATCCGCTCAAGACCGCGGGCTACCAGGATCCGGTTATCACCCAGCAGCGGCGCCATGTCCGCAACCGTACCCAGCGCGGCGAGTTCCAGGAGGTCGCCGTCGCCGTCGTCGTCGTGCCGTTCCAGGAGCACGCACAACGCTCGCCAGGCCTGGTACGCAAGCCCGGCGGCGCAATACTCGGTGCCGGGAGCCGCGCCTGCGACATGCCGCTGCGGGTGCACGACGGCTGCGGCCTCGGGCAACGGGCCTGTGGGCTCATGGTGGTCCAGCACTATGAGGTCTAGCCCGGCCGAGCGGGCGGCCTCTGCCGCGGATGGCGCCGAGATGCCGCAGTCAACCGCCACCAGAACCTCCGCCCCCTCGGATGCCAGGCGGGCCACGGCGTCGGGGTGCAGCCCGTAGCCCTCGGCGCGGCGATCGGGTACGTAGTACTCCACCGCAACGCCGACGCTACGCAGCCCTCGCACCAGGATCGCGGTTGCCGTCACCCCGTCGGCATCGTAGTCGCCGTATATCGCCACCCGCTCCTGGTCGCGCACCGCCTGCGCCAGGCGCGCGGCGGCATGGTCCATCCCAGCCAGATCGAAAGGGGAACTCAGCCGGTCAAGGCCGCAGTCCAGAAAGGCCGCGGCCGCGGCTGGATCAGAAAGACCCCGGTTCATGAGAACCTGGGCCGTGAGGGTGGTTACCCCGAGGGTGTCTACAAGGCGGCGCCGCGCCGCCGCGTCAGGTGAGGCAACGCACCAGCGGGTCAGGGGTTCTGGTTCAGCCGGCCGCCGGATGCAGGCGGTTGCGACTCAAGCTCGCGCAGGCGCGCCTGCATCTCCCGCAGGCGCGATCGCAGCCGCTGCTGTCCGATGAAGCCGCTGACGAAGACGAGAAAGCCGCCCAGAACGGCGGCGCCTATGGTTGCCAGCGCCAGCGTCGTCCGCACCTCCCAGACCGCGAGACGGAGCACAACGGCCGAGGGATTGGCCAGCGCGAAGACCGTGACCGCGGCAAACAGCAGCAACGCGAACACGGTGAATACCGACATGCCTGCTACCTCCTCCGCGACCGCCTTCGGCGCGGCGTAGTGTCGGCCGCCTGCGGCACCGACGCCTCGACGACCGTGGCCATCTCCGCCGGGGGTTCAGGGCGTGGCCGCTTGCCGCGGCGCTCTGCCCACCGGTGCCAGTCTACCAGGATGGCGCTCGCGTTGAACACCGAGGAGTAAGCCCCGACGGTGATCCCAGCCATCAGGCCGAAGGCGAAGTCGCGAACGGTGCTGCCCCCGAAGGCGTAGACCGCGCCGATGGCCAGGAGTGTGGTCAGCACGGTGTTGATCGAGCGCACCAATGCCTCAAGCAGGCTGCGGTTGACGAGCCGATCGAACGCCTCCCGCCCACGCATCGCCAGGTTCTCGCGAATCCGGTCGAACACAACGATCGTGTCGTTTATCGAGTAACCGACAACGGTCAGCAGTACGGCCACGAAGGCGGTGTTAACCTCCTTGCGCGTGATGGCGAAGATTCCCACGACGACGAGCAGATCGTGGAGGAGCGCGATGTCTGCTGCCATGGCGTACCGGAAGGACTTAAACCGATAGGAGACGTAGAGCACCTGCAGCGCCAGGCCGATCAGCACGCCTATGATCGCCACGTTGCGCAGCTCCCGTCCGATCTTGGGTCCCACCTCGTCCTCGCGCAGTATGGTCACCTTGCCGAACTTCTGCCTGAGCGCGGCGAGCAGGCCGTTCTTCGCCTCGGGGGTAAGCGGCCTGGTGCGGATCAGCACCTCCTGCTCCGCCTTCTGGATGACGCTCTGCCCGGTGGCGAATCGGTCTGCGACCGCGCGTACCTGCCCGGTGGTGAACGGCCTCTCCAACTGCAACTGGAAGAAGTTGCCGCCCGTGAAGTCCACGCCCCAGTCGAGCGCGCCTCTTCCGGCGGCCA
Above is a window of Armatimonadota bacterium DNA encoding:
- the secF gene encoding protein translocase subunit SecF, which codes for MCGRRRDRGPRAAVGPLGREGRAVTNRTWDIVGKRRWGYAFSLLLIIPGVIALITNLAAGRGALDWGVDFTGGNFFQLQLERPFTTGQVRAVADRFATGQSVIQKAEQEVLIRTRPLTPEAKNGLLAALRQKFGKVTILREDEVGPKIGRELRNVAIIGVLIGLALQVLYVSYRFKSFRYAMAADIALLHDLLVVVGIFAITRKEVNTAFVAVLLTVVGYSINDTIVVFDRIRENLAMRGREAFDRLVNRSLLEALVRSINTVLTTLLAIGAVYAFGGSTVRDFAFGLMAGITVGAYSSVFNASAILVDWHRWAERRGKRPRPEPPAEMATVVEASVPQAADTTPRRRRSRRR
- the recJ gene encoding single-stranded-DNA-specific exonuclease RecJ, whose protein sequence is MNRGLSDPAAAAAFLDCGLDRLSSPFDLAGMDHAAARLAQAVRDQERVAIYGDYDADGVTATAILVRGLRSVGVAVEYYVPDRRAEGYGLHPDAVARLASEGAEVLVAVDCGISAPSAAEAARSAGLDLIVLDHHEPTGPLPEAAAVVHPQRHVAGAAPGTEYCAAGLAYQAWRALCVLLERHDDDGDGDLLELAALGTVADMAPLLGDNRILVARGLERMGSTRVLGLRALMEVAALLPPLGVRDLSHGLAPRINAAGRLAHAADAVRLLTTEDPEEAEMLARRLDGLNRERRALCEQVLAEAIGDVEARGLQEQPALVLAREGWHPGVVGIVASQLVERYYRPAVLIALQEGLGKGSARSIPPVHMVEALSHAAAHVTAFGGHAMAAGLTIPAGAVEGFRSAFLAAVAGKLRDEDLEPVVQIDAEIPLEAATLEQAAELGRLAPFGSGNEPPVFATSGLRVHSTRLVGDGAHLRMVVGDGTLTAEAIAFRQGDLAELLAFTQARVDLAYSLEESRWREVSSVRLVVRDLRTPGLKPAEVTSSTAQLLGRLFERADDYLDLDRREVEEADAFHTKVVGVTFEGRQATLASVRAGEALRLVRDPQNPRDPHAIKVCLGDGRQLGFLRAALAARLAPAMDAGARYAATATALTGGGDRAWGLNIHVNREATWEGEIVEGRRGPLEGLVSDLSRGRTLSGRQQEVLDAVLAGSPVAARFGPGRNLLPVVVMAAAALVSRGDGPVVVVLPRSAVVDAWYGLAGMWLRGLGLRVAGAHGLLPAQDTARICAAWGRGDLDLLFASALWTELRVPEAGGVVAVFDPHSPESDIALLRERYGGRLRLLAGTLPFEALAQAAAAVGIDRVVAAGPARTNLRVVDRRGLPGEEIGLATGRARQEKVLVLTDDAGASVTAARHLRTRHPDMADLIAYYHAGLPSALRRVIEDLFAAGQLTVLVAGAHLVAPALPEDIARVVVLGLPTDPLLAGDCMGSGGLKGQATTVELRFGPDALDAAAARLEARCPSRETLVRCYHELRARGRAGAGSKTVLPKGVLSACLAIMVEAGILTREDAEGSGGLYTLLGAGARGDLGRSLRYREGMREHAAWSHLRAWAGGPAARILDDLSRP
- a CDS encoding LapA family protein, translated to MSVFTVFALLLFAAVTVFALANPSAVVLRLAVWEVRTTLALATIGAAVLGGFLVFVSGFIGQQRLRSRLREMQARLRELESQPPASGGRLNQNP